TTGTGAATACAGGCCCTGATATATATTTAGTCTGATTAGCtgtgattattttaaatttgcTTCCAAGGCACACTGATTAAGTACATTTCATTCTCCATGCACCTTGAATTAGAGCTTCTAATTAGTTTTACTTATTTCTaatctgtaatgcattattcctGCAATAATATAACCACTGTTTGTGCAAGGTGTACCTACCATTACCTATGATCTGTTTTGGGAAAACAAGATAAGGCCGAAGGCATAACATAGAAATGACGATCCAAATTTAATCTGAAAACAAAAATTCTTTTTGTAGTATACTTATGCTTCAGACTTGATAGCCCTCTCCCTTTGTGTGCAGCATTAATAGTATACTAACTGTGATGTTTTTACACcttttataaaattaaataaatgtacgAAGTACTCTTTACATTAAACATGCTTTAGAAACTCCAAATCACATGCAATGTGCTTGAAAGGTATAGCTACAAGGTTTCATGTAGAGATTAGTTTATAAGGCTGTATTATAGATTTATGTTGAATGTTTCACATTCAATTGACTATAAATTCAAAGTGTGGTATAGTCAGTGTCAAATATAcacatactctctctctctctctctctctatatatatatatatatatatagagagagagagagagagagaaagaaagtgTATTGTATGACTGGCAATGTGTATATGGATGTGTTTATTGtgtatatattgtattattGTGTTGCTTAGAATTAAATCACACAAGAATTAACGTTCAGTATTCTGGATAATCTGAATCAAAATAAGGCAAATGAAATATCACTAGGAACCCAAAGTGACATCCTTTATGAGGCATCTACGCTGGCTTCCAAGCGGTATTGCAGTGGACAACATTGCTGTTCTTGCACCTGCAGCCGGGACGTCGTGCACAGTCATAGCAAGCCTGGAAGACCTTTAGGCACCCTTTGAGCGGGAAGTAGCAGAACAGGCAGGGCAGAAAGAGGGACACCATGCCCATGATGCACCAGCGCACACAGCATCGCGACTGGCTGCAGGAGCAGGGGTCGTCGGCGCACTCGTCCTCGTCGTCAGGGGAGCAGTGGTAAAACAGGCCCTTTATGCAGCAGAGGCATGTGCCATACTCCACCAGGTTCTCCATTGAGAAGATGCAGCGACGGCTGCACACCCAGCAGGAAGGCAACATCTGCCGTCGGGTGCATTCATCACACTTGCACTTTCCACAGTCTGAGCAGCGAGAGGAGTGTGCACGGGGCACTTTTGTAGCTGCTGTTTTTGGAGCCTCTGGCTTGAGTTCCTCCAACTCAGCATGTCCCACGACTATCTGGACTGTGCTGGAAGTTTCCAAAAGGCTCTGTTCCAGGGAAGTGCTGTATCGGTCATTCCCTGCACTAGTCCAGAATCTAGTGCTTGTCACGAGAGCAGGCTGTGTCGGATTCACCTGTGGAGTGTGTGCAAGTTGGTGAGTATTACAGTATTGCTCCTGATCATCCATCTGGCAGATTTCCAGTTCGCTGTTTTGCTGGGAAATCTCCAATGTCTTATGCCCGGGTCCCTCAGTGTACATGTTTCTTCCCCGGGAGACACCGATCTGATCCAGGCATGGCACTTGAAGCTGCCAGCTTGAGGCTTCAGCAGGATCCAGTTCCTCGGCCCACTGCCTCCCACCATCACACTGAGCATGTAGCAAGCCTGGAGACCCATCACCATCTTGAGTTCTTGTTAACATATTTGCTGTGAAATTCAACCTACTCTGCAGGCATTGAACACATCTGAAGTCcggcagacagacagcagcaATGTTACATTATCTGAAAAGCTGTGGATAACTATTGCTTTCTTGAATTTGCATAGATTTGCATAATATGCTCAAATAAAAAAAGTGAACAGTTTGATTGGCTTGAACAGGCTTACAAGTTCAGTTTTGGTGTTTTACATTTTGCTCTTTTTAATATTGACCTAAATATAATGTGCTATTTAATCTCTCCATTTAAATTGGCAGGCATCAAATTTTACCAGTATACACAAGCAAAACTGGATCATTCAAATATAAATTTTTGAGcaaatataaaacatatttaataatttatatatcTCTCAATATATCATCTCAAGGATGATAAAATACAATGTATTATGTTAATGTCAGTTTAAAATGCTATAAACTGAAAGGCTGAATTTGAATATTTGCCATAACGGATATTCAAAATAATCTGAGTGGTAATCataactacagtggtacctcagaactcaaacttaatccgctcagaactccggatcgaatcctaaaaagtttgagtcctgatcgaattttccccataagaaataatgtgtcatgacctgcgcgtccagtcctcctgtgtgccacgcccccctcgttacctcgtgttaattcccgattgtgatcacctgttgcctgttgttttcagcttgtcctgtgtattttagtttgcgtctgagttagtttccccagatccgtcattgatgtgcGTCGCTGTCTGCCCTGTTCATGGTAATAAACCCGTTTACATTTTGATTTTCGCTTTCCTGCCTCGtccttccccgcttcctgcctgTCCATTTACAgtgatcgtgacagaatgacggatctcaaAGATGACTCACCGCAGCAAGCCAAAAGCCAGCAGATCGGCTTGCTGCAAGAGGTACTATACTGGCTGAGTCCGGGAGGACCCTGTCGCTCTTGATTTggccagccggagcgggactCTCCTAAGTGAGATGTCGCCATCCGGGAACGCACACTGTATCGTGGAAGTGCGCGAAAACTTCCGGCAGCTAGTGACAAGGGTAACCGAGGGGCGGGTCCAGCTGCTTGCTCCCTCTGAGGCGACCACGCCTCCAAAGACCCGCCAAAGCCGGAGGAAGAAAAAGAGaagagagacaggaagaggaactgagggcttgctctctctccACTGCTGCTCCAAAGGAGTACCTCTTCACCCGGTGCCCAGAGGTATGTCCTGCAGAGGCTGCTGCCTTCACCCCGGATGTCATCACCACTTCCGGTCTGCCGGTACCCCTCGCCAGTCCCACCGAAGAGATGCCGCCGCCCTGGGCGGCGTATCATTTCTGAGAGGCACGCCTAGCCTATAAAGGGGTCAGCACGGTTTGGGACGCCATTCCCCGCGTACCCAGAACTTTTAAAGGGACAATGCCTGTTCCTGCGGTGGCGATCCTGGCGCCTCTTGATgttcctgatctgcctgtcccaCCGGCACATGATCtgtctgtcctgcccgtcccgCTGCTGCCCAACGTGCCTGTCCTGCCCATGCCGCCTGACTCGCCGGCGCCGCCTCcacctgcagccacgcccgaggtcccggcaccgcctccgcctgcagccacgcccgAGGTCCCGGCGCTGCCTCCTCatgctgctgctctgcctgaATCCCtgcctccagctgctgctccgCCCTTTGCAGCACCCGAGATCTCAGTGCCACCTACGACTCTGCCCGCGCCTGTGACTCCTGCCCCGGTGCCCGTGACCCCAGTCcatgtccccgaggaggtcccagacatCTTGACCACCGCTCCTTtctccttggaggaggaggagcttgagtaGGACCCCTCGGGGCCATCCCTAATGACTTTTCTGCCctcgcccgccctgccccctggctcacccTCGATCACCTTGCCCAGGGCTCGGGGGACACCTATCCAAACAATATGTCCTCCCCCGATTGtctgctccttctgtgtgccacgcccccttgttaaccccatgtggaactcccgtgtttatcagctgtttctggttgttgtcattagtcctctatatttagtccacgtttcagtttgtttccccagtccggtcattgtattgttcgtctgcgttttgcctgccttacctgtaattaagccccgtattccctgataaccagacgtctgcgcctt
This window of the Paramormyrops kingsleyae isolate MSU_618 chromosome 1, PKINGS_0.4, whole genome shotgun sequence genome carries:
- the LOC140590549 gene encoding protein sprouty homolog 2-like; the encoded protein is MLTRTQDGDGSPGLLHAQCDGGRQWAEELDPAEASSWQLQVPCLDQIGVSRGRNMYTEGPGHKTLEISQQNSELEICQMDDQEQYCNTHQLAHTPQVNPTQPALVTSTRFWTSAGNDRYSTSLEQSLLETSSTVQIVVGHAELEELKPEAPKTAATKVPRAHSSRCSDCGKCKCDECTRRQMLPSCWVCSRRCIFSMENLVEYGTCLCCIKGLFYHCSPDDEDECADDPCSCSQSRCCVRWCIMGMVSLFLPCLFCYFPLKGCLKVFQACYDCARRPGCRCKNSNVVHCNTAWKPA